One window of Dysidea avara chromosome 11, odDysAvar1.4, whole genome shotgun sequence genomic DNA carries:
- the LOC136238537 gene encoding guanylate cyclase soluble subunit alpha-2-like: MLQAAVDYSEQEFLYSSSFDVREDSSVKDAVSSDQLDSPCTDQVLEDWPITEEIFQELIPFYLAFDNNLTVYAAGPVIERFRPSLVHKTLEDFFLPVSYTKLSTFEAITLARFKPYTMRCRCGADYCRITFEGRAIINSDDPSMAVYNCTPTVFTFECLKRTRLSVSDFCYNADNQDRIFLSMHLYTAKIVRENLEATECLLKENYEKIDAQKKKSLDVLYSVLPSFAADKYLQSEDFPPTRFNSLSVLFSDIKGFAQICQNSSPVSTVIMLNNLFNKYDDLTDMHDVLKLENYGDTYIVTGAGRHRSDHPIHS; the protein is encoded by the exons AGCAAGAATTCCTATACTCTTCCAGCTTTGATGTAAGGGAAGACAGCAGTGTAAAGGATGCAGTGAGTAGTGATCAACTTGACTCCCCCTGTACTGACCAGGTGCTTGAAGACTGGCCCATTACAGAAGAAATTTTCCAGGAGTTAATTCCATTCTATTTAGCCTTTGACAATAATTTAACTGTGTATGCTGCTGGACCTGTAATAGAACGTTTCCGTCCTTCTTTAGTGCACAAAACATTAGAAGATTTCTTTCTCCCAGTGTCCTATACAAAATTAAGTACATTTGAAGCAATCACTTTGGCAAGGTTTAAACCATATACTATGAGGTGTAGGTGTGGAGCTGACTACTGTAGAATAACATTTGAAGGAAGAGCCATAATAAACAGTGATGACCCCTCCATGGCAGTctacaactgtactccaactgTGTTTACCTTTGAGTGCCTGAAACGTACTCGCTTGTCAGTCAGTGACTTTTGCTACAACGCAGACAATCAAGATAGAATTTTTCTTAGCATGCACTTATACACAGCTAAAATAGTAAGAGAGAATTTGGAAGCTACAGAATGCTTACTAAAAGAGAACTATGAAAAGATTGATGCACAGAAAAAGAAATCTTTAGATGTGCTTTATAGTGTCTTGCCTTCATTTGCAGCAGACAAGTACTTGCAAAGTGAGGATTTTCCTCCAACAAGATTCAATTCTCTGAGTGTTCTATTTAGTGACATTAAGGGATTTGCACAGATTTGTCAGAATTCTTCACCAGTTTCAACTGTCATCATGCTGAACAACTTGTTCAACAAATATGATGACTTAACTGACATGCATGATGTGCTAAAG CTGGAGAACTACGGTGATACATACATTGTTACCGGTGCTGGACGACATCGAAGCGATCACCCCATTCACTCTTAG